The following are from one region of the Silene latifolia isolate original U9 population chromosome 9, ASM4854445v1, whole genome shotgun sequence genome:
- the LOC141602030 gene encoding uncharacterized protein LOC141602030 — translation MGDVENPPREKPPRARTIKEFTALDLTQVPLCISFLALAENATFELKSGIIHQLPQFHGTSTEDPNKHLNKFHVVCSSMKPNGVTDEQFQLRAFPFSLKDAANDWLYYLPTGSITTWNHMKKAFLDKYFLASLSSQLKKEISNVE, via the coding sequence ATGGGAGATGTCGAGAATCCACCAAGGGAGAAACCACCAAGGGCAAGGACCATCAAAGAGTTCACCGCTCTGGACCTTACACAAGTTCCTTTGTGTATCTCTTTTCTGGCCCTAGCGGAGAATGCTACCTTTGAACTCAAATCCGGGATCATCCATCAATTGCCACAATTCCATGGAACGAGTACGGAGGATCCCAATAAGCATTTGAACAAATTCCATGTGGTTTGCTCTAGCATGAAACCCAATGGAGTTACCGATGAACAATTCCAACTAAGAGCCTTTCCTTTTTCACTCAAGGATGCGGCAAATGATTGGCTTTACTATCTTCCCACTGGAAGTATTACCACATGGAACCATATGAAGAAAGCCTTCTTGGATAAATACTTTCTCGCTAGTCTCTCCTCTCAACTCAAGAAAGAGATAAGCAATGTGGAGTAA
- the LOC141602031 gene encoding uncharacterized protein LOC141602031 — protein MVKRIKGWNKRKISYTGRLILVKSVLATLHNYWAQIFVLPAGVMDRIQALCRNFLWEGSDSYSKAPLVSWKIVCSSTLAGGLGIIDSRIWNVAAVGKLVWWIASKKDLLWIKWIDKVYLKGRDWFEYQPNPNSSWAWRQVCMVKEKMAAGYSNGKWQVNDGHYNIADGYNWLRQDHTPNVAWYNIVWSRLNTPKHMFNAWLIRHGRLLTLDRLYKMGITSQRTCFLCGYQDETHDHLFSTCNFTCHCYARFQNWLGLPSTGVVLAERMLKIRSCSGFMRKLLCSLVVALHYHVWHARNLCRVEQKVLHPKAIIQAVREDGRMAIIKYNYCQMSLSDREWCRVKGLM, from the coding sequence ATGGTTAAGAGGATTAAGGGGTGGAATAAGAGGAAAATCTCTTACACTGGCAGATTGATCTTGGTCAAATCTGTTTTAGCTACCTTACATAACTATTGGGCACAAATCTTTGTGCTTCCTGCAGGAGTGATGGATAGGATTCAAGCCTTGTGTAGGAACTTCTTGTGGGAAGGCTCTGACAGTTATTCTAAGGCTCCTCTAGTCTCTTGGAAGATTGTCTGTTCTTCCACTCTTGCTGGTGGGCTGGGCATCATTGATAGTAGAATCTGGAACGTAGCAGCTGTGGGTAAGCTAGTGTGGTGGATAGCTTCTAAGAAGGACCTCCTTTGGATTAAGTGGATTGACAAAGTCTATTTGAAAGGCCGAGACTGGTTTGAATATCAACCTAATCCTAATAGTTCCTGGGCCTGGAGGCAAGTTTGTATGGTAAAGGAGAAAATGGCAGCTGGTTATAGTAATGGCAAATGGCAGGTTAATGATGGTCATTACAATATTGCGGATGGTTACAATTGGCTCAGGCAGGATCATACTCCCAATGTGGCCTGGTATAATATTGTTTGGAGTAGGCTCAATACTCCAAAGCATATGTTTAATGCTTGGCTCATTAGACATGGGAGATTACTTACCTTGGATAGGCTATATAAGATGGGGATCACTTCTCAAAGAACTTGTTTTTTATGTGGATATCAGGATGAGACTCATGATCACTTATTCAGCACCTGCAATTTCACCTGTCACTGTTATGCAAGATTCCAAAACTGGCTTGGCTTACCTAGTACTGGAGTTGTCTTGGCTGAGAGGATGTTGAAGATTAGGAGCTGTTCTGGTTTTATGAGGAAATTGTTATGCTCCCTGGTGGTTGCTTTACACTACCATGTTTGGCATGCTCGGAATTTATGTCGTGTGGAGCAGAAAGTTTTACATCCCAAAGCTATCATACAAGCAGTTAGGGAGGACGGGAGAATGgctataattaaatataattactgtCAGATGTCGTTGAGTGATAGAGAATGGTGTCGAGTGAAAGGCTTAATGTAA